Below is a genomic region from Enterobacteriaceae endosymbiont of Donacia cinerea.
CAAAATATTATCACGTATGGTTTTAATAAAAATGCTGATATTCAATTATATAATTACCGACAAAATGGTTACAAATGTAAATTTTCTTTATTAGAAAAAATAAAAAACCTTTCTATAGAAATAGATTTAAATATTCCTGGATATCATAATGCTTTAAACGCAACAGCTGCATTTGCAATATCATCTTATATAGGAATAGATTATTCTGTAATTATAAAATCTTTAAAAAATTTTGAAGGTATTAAAAGAAGATTTGATATTTTAGGTATTTTATTCCCTCATAAAAAAACAAAATGTAAAAAAAATATAATTATTATTGATGATTATGGACATCATCCAACTGAAATAAATATGACTATTAAAACAGCACGACAAATATGGCCAAATAAAAAATTAATAATGGTTTTTCAACCTCATCGTTATTCTAGAACTAAAAATTTATTAACTGAATTTGTAAAAATATTATCTAAAGTTGATAAACTATTTATTCTAGAAGTTTATTCTGCAGGTGAAATATTAATTGAAAATGCTAATAGTGAATATTTAACTAAAAAAATAAAAAAATTTGGTATAATTATTCCTATTTTAATTAAATCAAAAAATTATTATGATATTATAAATAATATATATTTACAATTAAAAGGTAATGAAATATTAATTTTTCAAGGAGCAGGTGATATAAATCATATATCATCATTATTAATAAATAATAAATTTTAAAATTTAAAAAATTAAATAATAATAAATAACTTTAATAACTTTTAATTAAAAATTATGTCTAAAAAAATAGCTGTTTTATTTGGGGGTAATTCTCCAGAAAGAGAAATTTCTTTAAAATCTGGTAAAAAAATTTTAAATGCTTTATTAAAATTAGGAATTAATGCTATTGGGATAGATCCAATAAATTTTCCACTGTTATATTTAAATAAATATGGATTTAAAAAAGTTTTTATATCTTTACATGGAAAAGGAGGAGAAGATGGTACTATTCAAGGAATATTAAATTATCTTAATATTCCTTATACTGGAAGTAATTTATTATCTTCTGCAATTACTATGAATAAATTTCTTACAAAAACTATTTGGAATGAATATGGATTACCTGTTATTTATCCTCATTATTTATTAAATAAAAAAAATTTTATAAAATTAAATTATTTAAAAATTGAAAAGAAAATTTTAAAATTTAAATTACCTGTATTTATAAAACCTAATTGTAATGGATCCAGTTTAGGTATTTCAAAAGTTGAACATTTAGATGATTTATTTAATGCAATAGAAAAATCATTTATATATAGTGATGATATTTTAATTGAAAAATATATAAAAGGTGAAGAATATACAGTAGGAATTTTAGATAAAAATATTTTACCCCCTATAAAAATAGAATATCCTGATTCTTTTTATAATTATCAAGCCAAATATTATTTAAATACTACTAAATATTTCTGTCCTAGTGGATTAAATAAAAACAAAGAAAAAGAACTAAAAAATATAGTTCTAAAAGCATGGAATGTAGTAAAATGTAATAAATGGGGGAGAATTGATGTTATTTTAGATGAAAATCAAAAATTTAAATTATTAGAAATTAATACTATACCTGGAATGACATCTCATAGTTTATATCCAATAGCAGCAAAAAAAATGGGATTATCTTTTTATGATTTAGTTTTAAAAATTTTAAATTTAAATAAATAAAAAATTTGATTTAATTAATTATATTTATTAATTTTTATTAACAATACAATACGTTATTTTAATAAATTTTTTTATTATATACTTTAATTTTTTAGGACTCTGTTCTGCAATATTTAATAATAAATTAGCACTATATTTACTTAATATTTTTTTTTTAATTTTATATTTATTGATATTATTAGCAAATTTTTTTTTAAAAAAAATAGGATTAATTTTGATATCTATTTCTTTTAAAGATGGAATAATGTGTTTTTTTAAATAATATAAAATATTAGATTTTTCAGATAAAAATCTAATCATAGAACTAGCATTATATGTTTCTATAATTAAAACATTATTTTTAAAATTTTTAACATTATACCATTTACGTAAATGTATAGGTAAATATTTTTTAAGAAAATTATTAATTTTTATTAAAACATCTGTATGTATATATATGTTATAAAGTACATCATTATAAGATGAATAATGTTTTTTTTTAAAAATTTTATTAATCAATAATAATTTATTATTACGCATCATTTGATCCTCTTATTTTTTTTATAAAAAATTATATATATTTTTTTTATTTTGTTAAAATAAATATTAATTAATATTTATAATTATACAAATATCTTTTTATTAAGAGTATTTATATGTTAAAAAAAATTTTTACTAAAATTTTTGGTAGT
It encodes:
- a CDS encoding D-alanine--D-alanine ligase yields the protein MSKKIAVLFGGNSPEREISLKSGKKILNALLKLGINAIGIDPINFPLLYLNKYGFKKVFISLHGKGGEDGTIQGILNYLNIPYTGSNLLSSAITMNKFLTKTIWNEYGLPVIYPHYLLNKKNFIKLNYLKIEKKILKFKLPVFIKPNCNGSSLGISKVEHLDDLFNAIEKSFIYSDDILIEKYIKGEEYTVGILDKNILPPIKIEYPDSFYNYQAKYYLNTTKYFCPSGLNKNKEKELKNIVLKAWNVVKCNKWGRIDVILDENQKFKLLEINTIPGMTSHSLYPIAAKKMGLSFYDLVLKILNLNK
- a CDS encoding DUF721 domain-containing protein — protein: MMRNNKLLLINKIFKKKHYSSYNDVLYNIYIHTDVLIKINNFLKKYLPIHLRKWYNVKNFKNNVLIIETYNASSMIRFLSEKSNILYYLKKHIIPSLKEIDIKINPIFFKKKFANNINKYKIKKKILSKYSANLLLNIAEQSPKKLKYIIKKFIKITYCIVNKN